One window from the genome of Enterococcus haemoperoxidus ATCC BAA-382 encodes:
- a CDS encoding FAD-dependent oxidoreductase, protein MKVIVLGSSHGGYEAVEELLNLHPDAEIQWYEKGDFISFLSCGMQLYLEGKVKDVNSVRYMTGEKMESRGVNVFSNTEITAIKPEDHQVVVKDLLSGEERVEDYDKLIISPGAVPFELNVPGKDLENIYLMRGRKWAIKLKAKTVDPEVNNVVVIGSGYIGIEAAESFAKAGKKVTVIDILDRPLGVYLDKEFTDVLTEEMEANNINVVTNETVQSYAGEGQVQKVITDKAEYDADLVVVAVGVRPNTGWLKDTLELHPNGLIKTDEYMQTSAPDIFAVGDATLIKYNPGETEVNIALATNARKQGRFAVKNLLSPVKPFPGIQGSSGLAVFDYKFASTGINEEMAKKLNKKTKSALVVEDYLMDFNPDKQKAWFKLVYDPETTQILGAQLMSKADLTANINAISLAIKAKMTIEDLAYADFFFQPSFDKPWNIINTAALAAMKNEQ, encoded by the coding sequence ATGAAAGTTATCGTTTTAGGTTCATCGCACGGAGGCTATGAAGCAGTTGAAGAATTATTAAACTTACACCCTGATGCAGAAATCCAATGGTATGAGAAAGGTGATTTTATTTCTTTTCTATCCTGTGGTATGCAACTTTATCTAGAAGGGAAAGTCAAAGATGTCAATTCCGTTCGATATATGACTGGTGAAAAGATGGAAAGCAGAGGAGTTAATGTCTTCTCAAATACAGAAATTACTGCAATCAAACCCGAAGATCATCAAGTCGTTGTTAAGGATTTATTATCTGGAGAAGAACGTGTAGAAGATTACGATAAACTTATCATTAGTCCTGGAGCTGTACCGTTCGAATTGAATGTTCCAGGTAAGGACTTAGAAAACATCTATTTGATGCGTGGTAGAAAATGGGCCATTAAATTAAAAGCAAAAACAGTTGATCCAGAAGTGAATAATGTAGTTGTAATCGGCAGTGGCTACATTGGTATAGAAGCAGCTGAATCATTTGCTAAAGCTGGTAAAAAAGTCACAGTTATTGATATTTTAGATCGACCTTTAGGTGTCTATTTAGATAAAGAGTTTACCGATGTTTTGACAGAGGAAATGGAAGCTAACAATATCAACGTAGTGACAAATGAAACTGTACAAAGCTATGCCGGGGAAGGTCAAGTTCAAAAAGTTATAACAGATAAAGCTGAATATGATGCTGATCTCGTTGTTGTGGCAGTCGGTGTTCGTCCTAATACTGGCTGGTTGAAAGACACATTAGAGCTACATCCAAATGGTCTTATTAAAACAGATGAATACATGCAAACAAGTGCTCCTGATATTTTCGCAGTAGGAGATGCGACGTTGATTAAATACAATCCTGGTGAAACGGAAGTTAATATTGCCTTAGCAACCAACGCCAGAAAACAAGGCCGTTTTGCGGTGAAAAACTTATTAAGTCCAGTAAAACCTTTCCCAGGTATTCAAGGTTCATCAGGTTTAGCTGTTTTTGATTATAAATTCGCTTCTACTGGAATTAACGAAGAAATGGCTAAGAAATTAAATAAAAAGACTAAATCTGCATTGGTTGTTGAAGATTATTTAATGGACTTTAATCCTGATAAGCAAAAAGCTTGGTTCAAACTTGTCTATGATCCTGAAACAACTCAAATTTTAGGTGCACAATTGATGTCAAAAGCTGATTTAACAGCAAACATTAATGCTATTTCATTAGCAATCAAAGCGAAAATGACAATTGAAGACTTAGCTTATGCAGACTTTTTCTTCCAACCATCATTTGATAAACCTTGGAATATTATTAATACTGCTGCTTTAGCTGCAATGAAAAACGAACAATAA
- a CDS encoding ETX/MTX2 family pore-forming toxin, with protein sequence MKKFIKLNSLVLLVGIGLTAVTPSAVVFANEAFVEGINENVTLDDVDFSAQIKNDCKDLGFTLSYNKTANKEITDLERISDPQSSRLDPFSLTIEPFSIKLNDDMVIQDGEFVDANQAVLINDTKQDQRLSSSTFVYSQSDSVTTQTTHNAGISIDTSAEMKFPFVSGSISMDVRYDFGHSNSVVSTVEKSWSVPAQTLLVPAGHTYKLQWLLTVGKASGTTNASNKVSAHIPYALKDNVITATYPIGDAIDEQERLVNILRSSAYQWTEREKWKRVDDSHALRVLADSKFKAKIGTQLLLEVSDITDGKEVLIETIPMNVIPKVVQKQ encoded by the coding sequence TTGAAAAAATTTATTAAATTGAATTCATTAGTTTTGTTAGTAGGAATTGGTTTAACTGCTGTTACACCATCTGCAGTGGTGTTCGCAAATGAAGCGTTTGTAGAAGGAATTAATGAAAATGTTACTTTAGATGATGTTGATTTTTCCGCACAAATAAAGAATGATTGTAAAGATTTAGGCTTTACACTTTCTTATAATAAAACTGCTAATAAAGAAATAACAGATTTAGAAAGAATTAGTGATCCACAGAGCTCTAGGTTAGATCCTTTTTCCTTGACAATAGAACCGTTTTCAATCAAGTTAAATGATGATATGGTTATCCAGGATGGAGAATTCGTTGATGCAAACCAAGCTGTTCTTATAAATGATACGAAACAAGACCAACGTCTGTCTTCATCAACTTTTGTCTATAGTCAGAGCGATAGTGTCACTACACAAACTACACACAATGCTGGTATCTCAATAGATACCAGCGCAGAGATGAAATTTCCATTTGTATCTGGGTCTATATCAATGGATGTTCGATATGATTTTGGGCACTCTAATTCAGTGGTTTCAACTGTAGAAAAAAGTTGGTCAGTACCAGCACAAACTTTATTAGTACCAGCAGGACACACATATAAACTTCAGTGGTTGTTAACTGTTGGTAAAGCTTCCGGAACTACGAATGCCTCAAATAAAGTTTCTGCACATATTCCCTACGCACTAAAAGATAATGTTATTACTGCAACATATCCAATTGGAGATGCAATTGACGAACAAGAAAGATTAGTAAATATATTGAGAAGCTCTGCTTATCAATGGACAGAAAGGGAAAAGTGGAAACGAGTAGATGACAGTCATGCATTAAGAGTATTGGCAGATTCTAAATTTAAAGCTAAAATTGGCACTCAATTATTATTGGAGGTTAGTGATATAACTGATGGCAAAGAAGTTTTGATAGAAACAATTCCGATGAATGTAATTCCTAAAGTTGTACAAAAACAATAA
- a CDS encoding amidohydrolase family protein — MDILIKQARLRDGEALQDVGIKDGKIIAISENLSDNAVNVIEAQGRVLIPGLVESHIHLDKALIADRKPNKSGTLQEAISVTAELKPTFTEEDIYQRAKKALEMIIAHGVTAVRTHAEFDPAQGFSGFKTIMKLKEEYRDLIDMQIVAFPQEGIFKAPGTERMMYEAMEMGADVVGGIPYNDAPADKHIDLVFEIAKKYDKDIDLHQDFSDEATDISIEYLCKKTIAENYHGRVSVGHLTALHALEPKRLNEILALMSEAQINVMALPATDLHLGARNDVYNVRRAVTPIRKLRDAGVNVCLATNNIRNAFTPYGNGDLMQIAMLAIPVGHLGGADDLPTVLPMITENPAKALALKDYGIQIGNNADLVLLDTKVKADAIIDIPERNYVIKNGKITVEVKKEVIIFK, encoded by the coding sequence ATGGATATTTTAATTAAGCAAGCAAGATTACGTGATGGAGAAGCGCTCCAAGATGTGGGGATTAAAGATGGTAAAATCATAGCTATTTCGGAGAATTTATCGGATAACGCGGTAAACGTAATCGAAGCACAAGGGCGTGTTTTGATTCCTGGTCTAGTTGAAAGTCATATTCATTTAGATAAGGCTTTAATCGCTGACAGAAAACCAAATAAATCAGGGACTTTACAAGAAGCAATTAGCGTTACAGCTGAGTTAAAGCCAACTTTCACAGAAGAGGATATTTACCAAAGGGCAAAAAAAGCGTTGGAAATGATTATTGCTCACGGTGTCACAGCTGTTAGAACTCACGCAGAATTCGATCCAGCTCAAGGGTTCTCTGGTTTTAAAACGATCATGAAATTAAAAGAGGAGTATCGAGATTTGATCGATATGCAAATCGTTGCATTTCCGCAGGAAGGAATCTTTAAAGCACCTGGCACAGAAAGAATGATGTATGAAGCAATGGAGATGGGGGCAGACGTTGTAGGGGGTATTCCTTATAATGACGCACCGGCAGATAAGCATATTGATTTAGTTTTTGAAATTGCTAAAAAATATGATAAAGACATTGATCTCCATCAAGATTTCAGCGATGAAGCAACTGACATTTCAATCGAATATTTATGTAAAAAGACGATCGCAGAAAATTATCATGGGAGAGTTTCAGTGGGACATTTAACTGCCCTTCACGCATTGGAACCTAAGCGATTAAATGAAATCCTAGCACTGATGTCTGAAGCACAAATCAATGTTATGGCTTTACCGGCAACAGATTTACATTTAGGTGCTAGAAATGACGTATACAATGTCAGAAGAGCAGTAACACCCATCAGAAAACTTCGAGATGCAGGAGTTAATGTATGTCTCGCGACCAATAACATTCGTAATGCATTTACGCCATACGGAAATGGTGATTTAATGCAAATCGCAATGCTAGCAATTCCTGTAGGACATCTGGGTGGAGCAGATGATCTGCCAACTGTTTTGCCAATGATCACAGAAAATCCTGCAAAAGCATTGGCTCTTAAGGATTATGGGATACAAATTGGGAACAATGCTGACTTAGTTTTGCTTGATACGAAAGTAAAAGCAGACGCAATTATTGATATTCCCGAGAGAAATTATGTTATTAAAAATGGTAAAATTACAGTTGAAGTAAAAAAAGAAGTGATTATTTTTAAATAA
- a CDS encoding nucleoside deaminase: MCQHPSTKIMTELIQKQWADHSIHAAIVNEKSEIIAIGKTTVSQTNDPTAHAEINAIRSACELLKTDTLPPDYWLYSTFEPCPLCSSAVLWSGIDGVVYANDPRFRGSLPDWSFIKCRTMLEQGVDIHQVKLIENFMLDEIKDYFTRHEK; this comes from the coding sequence ATGTGTCAGCATCCAAGTACAAAAATCATGACGGAGTTAATTCAAAAACAATGGGCAGATCATTCCATTCACGCTGCAATTGTCAATGAAAAATCAGAGATTATTGCTATCGGCAAAACAACTGTTTCTCAAACAAATGACCCCACAGCACATGCTGAGATCAACGCAATCAGATCAGCATGTGAACTTTTAAAGACTGATACATTACCACCAGATTATTGGTTATATTCGACATTCGAACCTTGTCCATTGTGTTCATCTGCAGTTCTTTGGAGCGGTATTGACGGAGTTGTATACGCTAATGATCCCAGATTCAGGGGTTCACTACCAGACTGGTCTTTTATTAAGTGTAGAACCATGTTAGAACAGGGTGTTGATATCCATCAAGTAAAGTTGATTGAGAATTTTATGTTAGATGAGATAAAAGACTACTTTACTAGGCACGAAAAATAA
- a CDS encoding GNAT family N-acetyltransferase has protein sequence MTITLKEMTATDYEKYLSFAIKDYAKDKITAGTWNEEEAISLATKSFSELLPSGKDTKNEYLYSIEDDSVDKKVGFLWVHLNKTLYDSKLFIYDFIVFEEYRKIGYGKQTIYSLVEKAKKMNVSQIDLHVFAHNKGAIHLYEQTGFIATDISMSKQIK, from the coding sequence ATGACAATTACACTAAAAGAAATGACTGCAACTGATTATGAAAAGTATCTTTCTTTTGCAATCAAGGACTATGCGAAAGATAAAATCACTGCTGGAACATGGAATGAAGAAGAGGCGATTAGCTTAGCAACGAAAAGTTTTAGCGAACTTTTACCATCAGGAAAGGATACTAAAAATGAATATCTTTATTCAATAGAAGACGATTCAGTAGATAAAAAGGTAGGTTTTTTATGGGTCCATCTAAATAAAACGCTCTATGATTCAAAACTGTTTATTTATGATTTTATCGTGTTTGAAGAATATAGAAAAATAGGCTATGGGAAACAAACAATTTATTCTCTAGTTGAGAAAGCTAAAAAAATGAATGTGTCACAAATCGACTTACATGTGTTCGCTCACAATAAAGGTGCGATTCACTTATATGAACAAACAGGTTTTATAGCTACAGATATTAGCATGTCAAAACAAATAAAGTGA
- the metA gene encoding homoserine O-acetyltransferase MetA, with protein sequence MPIRVPKELPAIKVLEKEKIFVMDEDRAMHQDIRPLEILILNLMPKKDETEVQLLRLLSNTPLQINVEFLYMSSHEAKNTSSDHLKRFYYQFQEVKEKFYDGLIITGAPIEQLAFEEVDYWEELQEIFKWCKSHVFSTFHICWGAQAGLYYHHNIDKYLLEQKLTGVYAHDVLAPTWSILKGFDDTFFAPHSRYTGVKRCDVDKTEELEVLVESKEAGLFLIGNKNNRAFYATGHLEYDRETLQKEFERDQLKGIKPRLPQNYYPNDNTKELPQLRWHMAASLLFSNWLNYAVYQNTPYDLSKLLEE encoded by the coding sequence ATGCCGATTCGTGTTCCAAAAGAATTACCCGCTATTAAAGTATTAGAAAAAGAGAAAATTTTTGTAATGGATGAAGATCGCGCTATGCATCAAGATATTCGTCCGTTAGAAATTTTAATCTTAAATTTGATGCCTAAAAAGGATGAAACAGAAGTCCAACTTTTGAGGTTACTTAGTAATACACCATTACAAATCAATGTTGAATTCTTGTATATGAGTAGTCATGAGGCGAAAAATACATCTAGTGATCATTTGAAACGTTTTTATTATCAATTTCAAGAAGTGAAAGAAAAGTTTTATGATGGTTTGATCATTACAGGAGCACCAATCGAGCAACTAGCATTTGAAGAAGTTGATTACTGGGAAGAATTGCAGGAAATTTTTAAGTGGTGTAAGTCACATGTGTTTTCAACATTTCATATTTGTTGGGGAGCGCAAGCCGGTCTTTATTATCATCATAATATTGATAAGTATTTACTAGAACAAAAATTAACAGGTGTATATGCTCATGATGTGTTGGCACCAACATGGAGTATTCTAAAAGGATTTGATGATACATTCTTTGCTCCTCATTCACGCTATACCGGTGTTAAAAGATGTGATGTAGATAAGACTGAAGAGTTAGAGGTTTTAGTCGAATCAAAAGAAGCCGGTCTTTTTTTAATTGGAAACAAAAATAATCGAGCTTTTTATGCAACAGGACACTTAGAATACGATCGTGAGACCTTACAGAAAGAATTTGAGCGAGATCAATTAAAAGGCATAAAGCCAAGATTACCTCAAAATTACTATCCGAATGATAACACAAAAGAGTTGCCACAATTACGTTGGCATATGGCTGCATCGTTGTTATTTTCTAATTGGTTAAACTATGCAGTTTATCAAAATACACCTTATGATTTATCTAAACTTCTTGAGGAATGA